Within the Nitrosococcus wardiae genome, the region TACTTCCAGCCGGGCTTCAGAAACACCACCTATGAATGAATCTTACTATCATTATCACGTATTTTTTTGTACTAACCAGCGGGATAATGGCCGCCCCTGTTGTCAGAATCATAATGCTTTAGCACTTCGAAACTATGCTAAAGAGAGAGTAAAAGCCCTAGGGTTGGCCAAGCAGCGTCAAGTACGCATTAACACTGCCGGATGCCTTAACCGATGCGCCCAGGGACCCACTATTGTGATCTACCCTGAAGGAACTTGGTATACCTATGCCAATCGTGAAGACATTGATGAAATTATCAACGAACATCTGATTAAGGGTCACCCCGTTGAGCGTCTGCGGATTTAAGAGAAATTCCCCTGGGAAAAAGTTATTATGGATCCGGAAACCTATTGCCAAAACAAGGCAACCCGACCAGGGACGAGTCTTTACTATAGTCTCCTCTTTCTGCCCGAACCTCAACGGCACGCGGCCACCGCGCTCTATGCCTACCAAAAAGAGATCGTCGGCATTGTAGCCGAGTGCTCCGATTTAGGCGTTGCCCAAGCTAAGCTCCAGTGGTGGCAAGAGGAAATTACTCGATTATTTACCGGTCATCCCCGGCATCCCGTCACCCAGTCCCTCGCTGCTCCCATCCAAAGCTATCACCTCCCTCAACCCTCCTTTCTAAAGGTAATTGAGGGCGTTGGCAGTGATTTAGGGCAATGGACGTATCCCTCTTTTCAGAGCCTGACCTCCTATTGCTACCAAGTTGCTGGGAGCATCAGTTCGATGGCAACCGAGATCTATGGCTACCAGGACCCAAAAACTCGAAAATATGCTGAAAATTTAGGAATTGCCTTACAGTTGACCTATATTCTGCGCAATATACGCCAAGATGCTGCTCGGGGCCGTATTTACCTCCCCCGGGAAGAATTCACCCGCTTTAGGGTCCCAGTGGAAGCTATCTTCTCTGGAGGTGACCATTCCAAAGGAATGGTCACTCTCCTCGCCCAGCACACAACCCGGGCCCGCCAATACTTTTGTAGCGCCTTAATTGAACTTGGCAAACATGATTACTATTCACAGCGGGCCGGACTCACCCAAATAGCACTGGGTTTGAGTACTCTGAATGCCATCGAAGAAGAGGGCTACCCGGTCCTCCAGCAGCGAACCTCTCTAACCCCCTTGCGTAAGCTTTGGATCGCCTGGCGCACCTCGCACCGCGCCCGACGAGGCCTCGCTCCCCGGTGCCAATAATCCCCCTCCACCGAGGGAAAATCAGCGTTGTCCTCGGCCTCTGCCCGGTCGAGACTTGGTAACAACGAGGCGCTCCATTCCCGCCGCCTCTAATAAGGCATTGAGTTCTGGTGGCTCTAGAAAACGCCAGCGCCCTCCCCGTAATCCAGGAGGTAAGCGGATGGGACCGAAACGGATGCGCATTAACCGACTGACTCGAACCCCTTGAGATTCCCAAAGACGCCGAACTTCTCGATTGCGTCCTTCCCGGAGGATGACATGATACCAGTGATTGGTACCCTCGCCGCCAGCATCGAGTATTTGTTCAAAACGGGCCAGACCATCTTCTAATTGCACCCCTGCTTGTAGTCGCTCAATAACGGCCCCCGCCACAGTCCCTAAAACCCGAACTGCATATTCCCGCTCTATTTGCGTGGAAGGATGCATCAAACGGTTCGCCAGGTCACCATCGGTAGTGAGCAACAGGAGACCGGAGGTATTGATATCCAAGCGTCCAATACTAATCCAGCGGCCCTGCTGAGGGCGCGGTAAGGACTGGAAAACATTAGGGCGCCCCTCCGGATCCTTGCGGCTACAGACCTCACCGGTGGGCTTATGATAAACAATGACTTGAGAAGAAGGGGGTTGCAACCGCTTGGGCGATATGGGTCGACCATCGATAGTCACCTGATCCCTGACCGACACCTTATCCCCAAGCTGGGCTGGAACACCATTGACGCGAACCCGGCCTGCTTTGATCCATTCTTCAATCTCCCGGCGAGAACCTAGTCCGCCCCGCGCCAATACCTTTTGCAGGCGTTCTGCCATGGATAAATACCTTTCTTTCTGAAAACTACTGCCTACGCAGCGCTTCATCAGAAGTGGATACAGGCTCAGCAGAAGCTTCCTTAGAGGGTGGTGGCTCCTGTTCCCGGACCGCACCCTCCTTCCCTAAGCCACCTTCAACCAAAGTGAGCTCTATTTGAGGTTCACCCAAAGTTTTTATTTCCGCCAGAGGCGGCAATTCATTCAAGCTCCTAAGGTTAAATTGGTCCAAGAATTTGCGGGTGGTACCATATAAAGCAGGCCGTCCAGGGACTTCCCGGTGCCCAAGAACCCTCACCCACTCCCGCTCCTGCAAGGTTTTCATAATAGAACTGCTGACGGAAACGCCACGAATCTCTTCGATTTCCGCGCGGGTAATCGGCTGACGGTAAGCAATAAGAGCTAAAGTCTCTAAGAAGGCCCGAGAATAGCGGGAGGGCCGCTCTTCCCAGAGGCGAGAAATCCAAGGGGCTAATTCCTGTCGAATCTGGAAGCGATAACCGCTATGGAGCGCCTTCAACTCAATCCCCCGGCCTTCCCACTCTGCTGTAAGTTCCTCAAGCACCTTGCCTATCTGGTCGCGAGATGGCGGCCTCCTTTCATCAAACAGCTTACCCAACTGTTCCACCGACAGGGGCCGATCCGCCGCCAACAACGAAGCTTCAATAATATTTTTTAGGGAACATAACTCACTCATGCCGCCACTGCCCTCACATGTAGCGGACCATAAGCCTCAGCCTGAACGACTTCCAGCAGGGACTCCTTCATCAGCTCCAGGATAGCTAGAAAAGTGACCACTACCCCCAAACGCCCCTCTTCTAGACGAAATAAAGCGGTAAATTCGCAAAAACTATCCGCACTCACCTGGCTTAGCACTTCCCCCATACGCTCCCGTACCGATAAAGCTTCTTGAGTCACATGATGGTGGCTGAACATTTCTGCCCGAGCCAATACCCCCTTAAGGGCAAACAAGAGATCGACTAACTCAAGTTTGGGCTGAGGTTTGACCACCTCCTCAGGTGGAAGGTGGACTCCAGTCTCAAAGATATCCCGGCCCACTCGAGGCAGTGAATCTAAATCTTCAGCCGCCTTCTTATAACGCTCATACTCTTGGAGGCGACGAACTAATTCCGCTCGGGGATCCCCCTCTTCTTCAGCGGTCTCCTGGGGACGGGGCAATAACATCCTCGATTTGATTTCAGCAAGCCAAGCTGACATGACCAAGTACTCTGCGGCTAATTCTAGACGTAGCTCACGCAGAATCTCAATATACTCCATATACTGGCGGGTAATCGCCGCGAGAGGGATATCCAGGATGTCCAGATTTTGCCGCCGGATCAGATAGAGCAACAAGTCCAGCGGTCCTTCAAAAGACTCCAGAAAGACTTCCAAAGCATCAGGCGGGATATAGAGATCGTGGGGCAACTCGGTAATGGGCCGCCCTTGAACGACAGCAAGCGCCGGGGCTACTGAAGGCGGCGTTTGCTCCGATGTTTCTCCCATAACTCCGATTCCAGCAACTTTCCAGTTAACCTAGAAGTTCTCCATGGATGGTGAACGCCCCCTCCAGAGATGATACAAAGCGTAGCGGCACACGGAGCGCGAGGGTCGCATAACGTGTTGTTAACTTCCGACAGGGCTACTTACCGATAAGATAACCCCATTGCTTGACGCACCTCCTCCATCGTTTCTCGAGCTACCTCCCGGGCCACTTCATTACCCTCATTGATAATCCGCTGGACCTCCTCAGGATGACGGGCATACTCTTGCGCCCGCTCCCGAATGGGCTTTAGTTCAGACTGAATGGCCTCAACAATGGGTTGTTTGCAATCCAAGCAACCAATGCCTGCTGTCCTGCAGCCTTTTTGGACCCACTCTTTGACTTCCTCATTAGAATACACCAGATGGAATTGCCAGACAGGGCACTTGTCCGGATCGCCGGGATCCGAGCGTCGCACCCGGGCCGGATCCGTAGGCATGGTTCGCAGCTTATGCTCCACCTGCTCCGGCGGCTCACGCAAGGCAATCGTATTGCCATAGGACTTAGACATTTTCTGCCCATCAAGCCCCGGCATGCGAGCGGCTGGAGTCAATAGAGCTTGCGGTTCCGGCAGAATAGCTTTACCTATCCCTTCCAGATAGCCAAAGAGGCGTTCCCGATCACCGAGGGTAAGATTTTGCTGATTTTCCAGGAAAGCACGGGCCTTCTCCAAAGCTTCCACATCTCCCTGTTCCTGGAAACGTCGGCGCAGCTCCCGATAGAGCTGGGCGTTTTTCTTGCCCATTTTTTTAATAGCCGCTTCCACTAACTCCTCAAAGCCGGGCTCACGGCCGTAGAGATGATTAAAACGCCGGGCAATTTCCCGGGTAATCTCCACATGGGGAACTTGATCTTCCCCTACCGGCACCTTGGTTGCCCTATAAATGAGGATATCGGCGCTTTGCAACAGGGGGTAGCCTAGAAAACCATAGGTCGCTAAATCCTTCTCTTTCAATTTTTCCTGCTGATCCTTGTAAGTCGGCACCCGTTCCAACCACCCCAAGGGGGTCACCATGGAGAGCAGCAGATGCAGTTCTGCATGCTCCGGCACCTTCGACTGGATAAACAAAGTCGCTGCCGAAGGCTCAATGCCTGCAGCCAACCAATCAATGACCATATCCCAGACGCTCTCCGTAATCACCTGGGGATTTTCGTACTCCGTGGTCAAAGCATGCCAATCAGCCACGAAAAAGAAGCAATTATATTCGTGCTGCAATTGGGCCCAATTTTTTAATACGCCATGATAATGACCAAGATGCAGCTGCCCGGTTGGACGCATCCCTGAAAGCACGCGCTGGGACTGTAAGGAACTCAAAGCCATCCTCTTTCTCTTCCTCTTACCCTTAGTGGGCTCCCATCAGAGTTAATAATCCACCAAAGAATTCCCGCTTTGGTACCCCCACAAAATACACCAATCCGGTTAAAAGCCCATCGACTAAAGGCCACAGAACATACCATAAGGCACCGGTAAACAGCAGGCCGAGGAGGATAAAAAAGCCGTAAGGCTCAACCCGGCTTACCTTATAGGCAAGAGGTCCAGGGAGAACCCCAACCAACACCCTGCCCCCATCAAGAGGGGGCAGGGGTATGAGGTTCAACATCATTAGAATGGCATTAATAAACATTCCGGCAATGCCCATATAGGCT harbors:
- the scpB gene encoding SMC-Scp complex subunit ScpB; amino-acid sequence: MSELCSLKNIIEASLLAADRPLSVEQLGKLFDERRPPSRDQIGKVLEELTAEWEGRGIELKALHSGYRFQIRQELAPWISRLWEERPSRYSRAFLETLALIAYRQPITRAEIEEIRGVSVSSSIMKTLQEREWVRVLGHREVPGRPALYGTTRKFLDQFNLRSLNELPPLAEIKTLGEPQIELTLVEGGLGKEGAVREQEPPPSKEASAEPVSTSDEALRRQ
- a CDS encoding segregation and condensation protein A, with amino-acid sequence MGETSEQTPPSVAPALAVVQGRPITELPHDLYIPPDALEVFLESFEGPLDLLLYLIRRQNLDILDIPLAAITRQYMEYIEILRELRLELAAEYLVMSAWLAEIKSRMLLPRPQETAEEEGDPRAELVRRLQEYERYKKAAEDLDSLPRVGRDIFETGVHLPPEEVVKPQPKLELVDLLFALKGVLARAEMFSHHHVTQEALSVRERMGEVLSQVSADSFCEFTALFRLEEGRLGVVVTFLAILELMKESLLEVVQAEAYGPLHVRAVAA
- the rluB gene encoding 23S rRNA pseudouridine(2605) synthase RluB; this encodes MAERLQKVLARGGLGSRREIEEWIKAGRVRVNGVPAQLGDKVSVRDQVTIDGRPISPKRLQPPSSQVIVYHKPTGEVCSRKDPEGRPNVFQSLPRPQQGRWISIGRLDINTSGLLLLTTDGDLANRLMHPSTQIEREYAVRVLGTVAGAVIERLQAGVQLEDGLARFEQILDAGGEGTNHWYHVILREGRNREVRRLWESQGVRVSRLMRIRFGPIRLPPGLRGGRWRFLEPPELNALLEAAGMERLVVTKSRPGRGRGQR
- a CDS encoding tryptophan--tRNA ligase, with the protein product MALSSLQSQRVLSGMRPTGQLHLGHYHGVLKNWAQLQHEYNCFFFVADWHALTTEYENPQVITESVWDMVIDWLAAGIEPSAATLFIQSKVPEHAELHLLLSMVTPLGWLERVPTYKDQQEKLKEKDLATYGFLGYPLLQSADILIYRATKVPVGEDQVPHVEITREIARRFNHLYGREPGFEELVEAAIKKMGKKNAQLYRELRRRFQEQGDVEALEKARAFLENQQNLTLGDRERLFGYLEGIGKAILPEPQALLTPAARMPGLDGQKMSKSYGNTIALREPPEQVEHKLRTMPTDPARVRRSDPGDPDKCPVWQFHLVYSNEEVKEWVQKGCRTAGIGCLDCKQPIVEAIQSELKPIRERAQEYARHPEEVQRIINEGNEVAREVARETMEEVRQAMGLSYR
- a CDS encoding (2Fe-2S) ferredoxin domain-containing protein; the protein is MNESYYHYHVFFCTNQRDNGRPCCQNHNALALRNYAKERVKALGLAKQRQVRINTAGCLNRCAQGPTIVIYPEGTWYTYANREDIDEIINEHLIKGHPVERLRI
- the hpnD gene encoding presqualene diphosphate synthase HpnD, translating into MDPETYCQNKATRPGTSLYYSLLFLPEPQRHAATALYAYQKEIVGIVAECSDLGVAQAKLQWWQEEITRLFTGHPRHPVTQSLAAPIQSYHLPQPSFLKVIEGVGSDLGQWTYPSFQSLTSYCYQVAGSISSMATEIYGYQDPKTRKYAENLGIALQLTYILRNIRQDAARGRIYLPREEFTRFRVPVEAIFSGGDHSKGMVTLLAQHTTRARQYFCSALIELGKHDYYSQRAGLTQIALGLSTLNAIEEEGYPVLQQRTSLTPLRKLWIAWRTSHRARRGLAPRCQ